In Sander lucioperca isolate FBNREF2018 chromosome 12, SLUC_FBN_1.2, whole genome shotgun sequence, one DNA window encodes the following:
- the tcea2 gene encoding transcription elongation factor A protein 2 isoform X2: protein MAKNQEVERIAKKLDKMVHKKNTDGALDLLRELKNIKMSLETLQSTRVGMSVNAVRKHSSEEEVQTLAKALIKSWKKLLDGAEGKSEEKEKKKEGSPVRSSSTSKDSGSTEKSKKSGESPPTPTTPTSPTTPTLPPRVTSFPPAPVTTDNVRNKCRELLVAALQTDDDHKTIGADCEHLAAQIEEEIFQEFKSTDIKYKTRLRSRISNLKDQKNPDLRRNVLCGSISAQRIASMTAEEMASAELKQMRETLTKESIREHQLSKVGGTETDMFICNKCHGKSCSYTQVQIRSADEPMTTFVLCNSCGNRWKVKKQYI, encoded by the exons ATGGCTAAAAACCAGGAAGTGGAGCGCATCGCGAAAAAGCTGGATAAAATGGTGCACAAGAAGAACACG GATGGAGCTCTCGACCTTTTGAGGGAACTAAAGAACATCAAGATGTCTCTGGAGACCCTGCAG TCCACCAGAGTTGGGATGTCGGTGAACGCGGTGAGGAAACACAGTTCAGAGGAAGAAGTTCAGACTCTGGCCAAAGCTCTCATCAAGTCCTGGAAGAAACTGCTGG ACGGTGCAGAGGGGAAGTctgaggagaaggagaagaagaaggaaggCTCTCCTGTGAGGTCATCGTCCACCTCCAAGGACTCCGGCAGCACTGAGAAAAG CAAGAAGTCCGGGGAGTCGCCCCCCACACCCACCACACCCACCTCCCCCACTACTCCGACCCTTCCCCCGCGGGTCACCTCCTTCCCCCCGGCCCCCGTCACCACCGACAACGTGCGGAACAAGTGTCGAGAGCTTCTGGTTGCAGCGCTGCAGACTGATG atGACCACAAGACCATTGGAGCGGACTGTGAGCACCTTGCGGCACAAATTGAAGAGG AGATCTTCCAGGAGTTTAAGTCAACAgatattaaatataaaactCGTCTACGAAGCCGAATCTCCAACCTTAAGGATCAGAAGAATCCCGACCTGCGGCGTAACGTCCTATGTGGAAGCATCTCGGCCCAACGCATCGCCTCGATGACCGCCGAG gagatGGCGAGCGCAGAGTTGAAGCAGATGAGAGAGACTCTGACTAAAGAGTCGATCAGAGAGCATCAGCTGTCGAAGGTCGGTGGAACTGAGACGGATATGTTCATCTGCAACAAGTGTCACGGAAAGAGCTGCTCATACACACAg GTGCAGATCCGCAGCGCTGATGAGCCTATGACCACCTTTGTGTTGTGTAACAGCTGCGGCAACCGATGGAAGGTAAAGAAACAATACATCTAA
- the tcea2 gene encoding transcription elongation factor A protein 2 isoform X1, with amino-acid sequence MAKNQEVERIAKKLDKMVHKKNTDGALDLLRELKNIKMSLETLQSTRVGMSVNAVRKHSSEEEVQTLAKALIKSWKKLLDGAEGKSEEKEKKKEGSPVRSSSTSKDSGSTEKSSKKSGESPPTPTTPTSPTTPTLPPRVTSFPPAPVTTDNVRNKCRELLVAALQTDDDHKTIGADCEHLAAQIEEEIFQEFKSTDIKYKTRLRSRISNLKDQKNPDLRRNVLCGSISAQRIASMTAEEMASAELKQMRETLTKESIREHQLSKVGGTETDMFICNKCHGKSCSYTQVQIRSADEPMTTFVLCNSCGNRWKVKKQYI; translated from the exons ATGGCTAAAAACCAGGAAGTGGAGCGCATCGCGAAAAAGCTGGATAAAATGGTGCACAAGAAGAACACG GATGGAGCTCTCGACCTTTTGAGGGAACTAAAGAACATCAAGATGTCTCTGGAGACCCTGCAG TCCACCAGAGTTGGGATGTCGGTGAACGCGGTGAGGAAACACAGTTCAGAGGAAGAAGTTCAGACTCTGGCCAAAGCTCTCATCAAGTCCTGGAAGAAACTGCTGG ACGGTGCAGAGGGGAAGTctgaggagaaggagaagaagaaggaaggCTCTCCTGTGAGGTCATCGTCCACCTCCAAGGACTCCGGCAGCACTGAGAAAAG CAGCAAGAAGTCCGGGGAGTCGCCCCCCACACCCACCACACCCACCTCCCCCACTACTCCGACCCTTCCCCCGCGGGTCACCTCCTTCCCCCCGGCCCCCGTCACCACCGACAACGTGCGGAACAAGTGTCGAGAGCTTCTGGTTGCAGCGCTGCAGACTGATG atGACCACAAGACCATTGGAGCGGACTGTGAGCACCTTGCGGCACAAATTGAAGAGG AGATCTTCCAGGAGTTTAAGTCAACAgatattaaatataaaactCGTCTACGAAGCCGAATCTCCAACCTTAAGGATCAGAAGAATCCCGACCTGCGGCGTAACGTCCTATGTGGAAGCATCTCGGCCCAACGCATCGCCTCGATGACCGCCGAG gagatGGCGAGCGCAGAGTTGAAGCAGATGAGAGAGACTCTGACTAAAGAGTCGATCAGAGAGCATCAGCTGTCGAAGGTCGGTGGAACTGAGACGGATATGTTCATCTGCAACAAGTGTCACGGAAAGAGCTGCTCATACACACAg GTGCAGATCCGCAGCGCTGATGAGCCTATGACCACCTTTGTGTTGTGTAACAGCTGCGGCAACCGATGGAAGGTAAAGAAACAATACATCTAA